A window of Cryptomeria japonica chromosome 3, Sugi_1.0, whole genome shotgun sequence contains these coding sequences:
- the LOC131874112 gene encoding uncharacterized protein LOC131874112, with protein MCGGLFLFKFTAEEDLIFVLSGSWAYGKHFLTLAKWKLGLDPLVELNHMALVWVRLLGLPLEFWDEQIFCWIRNSFGNYVTTDLVTLAKSRLVYACFCVNVAINKSLPNLVSLKSKWGKWSQTIFYENDTLFCQKCDKQGHTYTECKTQESAEPKLKEKAIDEPISPSAPSSLAPLGLPSVNEIPDDYPHTNKILEILKTPKVFVKNVSPVIPLEEGEIPPVKNLLAFL; from the coding sequence ATGTGTGGGGGTCTCTTCCTATTTAAGTTCACTGCAGAAGAAGACCTGATCTTTGTACTCTCAGGATCCTGGGCTTATGGGAAGCATTTCCTAACTCTGGCTAAATGGAAGCTTGGCTTGGACCCCTTAGTTGAACTCAACCACATGGCTCTTGTCTGGGTTAGACTACTTGGCCTACCGCTGGAGTTCTGGGATGAACAAATCTTCTGCTGGATCAGAAACTCGTTCGGCAACTATGTTACAACAGATTTGGTCACTCTTGCTAAATCCAGGTTGGTTTATGCATGTTTTTGTGTCAATGTTGCAATTAATAAATCTCTCCCCAATTTAGTTTCTCTaaaatcaaaatggggaaaatggtcccagACCATTTTCTATGAAAATGATACCCTTTTTTGTCAAAAGTGTGATAAACAAGGTCACACTTATACTGAGTGTAAGACCCAGGAGTCTGCAGAACCCAAGCTGAAAGAAAAGGCTATTGATGAACCCATCAGCCCAAGTGCTCCCTCTTCATTAGCTCCCTTGGGACTGCCTAGTGTGAATGAAATCCCAGATGACTACCCTCACACGAACAAGATCCTTGAGATCTTAAAAACCCCAAAGGTTTTTGTGAAGAATGTTAGCCCAGTTATACCCTTGGAAGAGGGTGAAATCCCTCCGGTGAAAAATCTTCTGGCTTTCCTCTGA